The nucleotide sequence TAATGCACGCTATTTCTTGATGAATTACGGCTGTGCAAGGAGTTGTTTATGGAACAATATTCCTCAACTCGCTACAGAGCGTGGATCGTCTTTTTGCTGTTCAGCGGCACCCTTATCAATGCCTTTGACCGGGCAAGCCTTTCGATCAGCGCTCCCACACTTATTAAAGAACTGGGCATGACCCCTACCGAAATGGGCGTGGTGCTCTCATCCTTTTTCTGGCCCTACCTTATCTGCAACATCTTTGCCGGCAGCTGGGCGGACAAATTTGGCGCAAAGCGCGTCATGGGCTGGGCGGCCTTTATCTGGTCGGTTTTTTCAGCACTGACGGGGCTTGCCCACGATAAAATCCACCTCATCATCGCCCGTATTGGCGTTGGCGCAGGCGAATCCGCCAGTTTTCCCGTCAATGCAAAAGTTGTGAACAACAGCTTTCCCTCTGAACAGCGCGGCGTTGTTACGGGCATATACACCGCCGGTCTGCGCATGGGTTTTGCCGTATGCCCGCTCATGATGGCCTTTTTGCTCACGCACTGGGGCTGGCGCTTTGCCTTTATCACCACAGGTATTGCCAGCCTTGTGTGGGTTGCCATGTGGTTTTTTTCGTACAAGGAAAGCAAATCCGAAGCGCAAAAAAAGGGCCCCGCGCAAAAAGTGCCCTGGGGCCGGCTGCTGCGCCAGCGCGGCATGTACGGCCTTTTGCTGGCAAAATTCTTTCAGGATTATCTGCTGTACTTTTTTGTGACGTGGCTGCCGGGCTACCTGATTATTGAGCACGGCTTCACCACCATGCAGATGGGCACCTACGACTCCGTCATGTGGCTCTGCGGTTTTGCCAGCCAGCCGCTCATCGGCATGTTTTCAGATTATCTCATTCGCCGGGGCGTTTCTATAACCGCCGCACGCAAGGGCTGCATCGTAGTGATGATGCTCATGGCTTCGCTGGTTATCGGCGTTGGTTTCACCAAGTCTTTTACCATCTGCATCTCATTGCTGATAGTTGCAGTGGCTTGCGAATCGGCGGGCACAACCATGCTCTGGACCATTTGCACCGAACTCGCGCCCAGAAAATTCGCTGGCCGCATCGCGGGCGTCATGAACGCCGCCGGGGCCCTGGCCGGTATTTGCGCGCCCCTGATTACGGGCGCCATCCTGCATGTAACCGGTTCGTTCAGCAAGGCGCTCATCACTGCCGGCGGCATGGTGCTGCTGGCCGCCTGCACTGTCATGTTCGTCATACCCAAGCTTGAGCCCATGGACCTGGGCGAAGCGTATGCCGACGATGGCGGGGATGCGGAAGACGACGCAATGCTGCGAGCTGGTCATTAATCATTGGCCATCGGGTCCCGGCTTCCCTCAGCCGGGACCCAGAGGTCATGGCAGCCTCACGGGCGGCCAACAGCACCAGGTGGAGTATACATAAATGCTGTATTCAGTAAAATACGGGCATCAGAAGCTCTCGCTTGCAATACCCGATACCTGTCCTACAGATGTCATTGAACCCATTACTGTTTTGCCTCTGGAAGCTCCGCTTGAGGCTTTTGAAGCAGCACTGGATTCTCCCCTGGGGCATCCGCCGCTCTCTGCGTTGCCGCAACCGGCATCCGTGGCCATAGCCGTACCAGACGAAACGCGCCCGTTCCCCGTCAGGGATCTGCTGCCGCCTTTGCTTGAACGAATATTTGCCGCCTTTCCCAAGCTTGATCACCGCAGGATAACCATTGTCGTTGGCGGTGGTCTGCACGAACCACCGGATCAGGCCCAGCTTGACCGCGTATTGCCCGCCGACCTGCACGGCTGCACCGTGGTCAGCCACGATGCCCGCAATTCGCCCATTTGCCGTATGGGCGTGACCAGCAGGGGAACGCCCGTTGAAATCAACGCGGCCTATGCCTGCGCGGAACTCAAAATAGTCATGGGCATGGTCGACGCGCATCAGTTTGCCGGGTTTACCGGCGGCGCCAAGGGCGTGGTGGTAGGCTGCGCATCCGCCGCCATGATCGCCCACAACCACAGCCTGCTCAGCCATGCGCAGGCCTTTGCGGGCAACCTTGAAGGCAACCCCGTACGCGAGGACCTTAACGAATCTGGCGTTATTGCAGGGGTCAACATTGCCATCAATGTGGCCCTTACTGCCGAAAAAAAAATTGCCGCGCTCTTTGTCGGCGATCCCCAGCTTGTCTTGCGGCGTGCCGCCCAAGAAACCCGCGCCCTCTACGGCCACAGGCTGCACAAAAAGTACGACGTTGTTATTGCCTCGTGCGGCGGGCTGCCCAAGGACATCTGCCTGTATCAGGCCCAAAAAGCTCTGGATGCCGCCCGCCACTGCGCCGCGCCCCAGGGCAAGATTCTGCTGGTTGCCGAATGCTCCCAGGGCATCGGCGACGATGTGTACGAGGATTACGTCAGCCGCTTTACCAGCCAGCAGGACCTGCTCAAGGACTTTACGCAACACGAATTCAAAATGGGCGCGCACAAGGCTTTTCTTTTTGGCCGGGTGGCGGTCGCGCACGAACTGGTGCTGCACACGGAACTTTCTGAACGCGACACCAGCCGCTGCCTGCTGCGCAAGGGTGACGCCCAGCAAACGCTGGATGCCTGGTTTGGCATGAATCCTCATGCCGAGACAGCCGTGATCACCTATGCAAATTCAACATTCTTTTACACACCAGAAGCATAACCCGCACTGGGCTGCGCATACCCGTAACCGTTCCGCCAGCTGGCGGCTGCGGCGGGGTTGCATCCTCCGGACAGGGTACACGCAAAAAAGGTCGACCAGTTTTTAGGGCTGACCTTTTTTGGAGGCAAGTAAAGTACAAATTTCACAAAAATAATGTAAAAAGAGTATGTTTAAACAAAAACGGATAAAAATATCCTTGTGAGGCAAATATATGTCTAAAAAAATCTTTTCATCGCTATATTTTAAAGTTCTTGTCGGCATTGCACTCGGTATAGCATTTGGTTTTATCTCACCAGATGTTGCTGTAAAGTTAAAACCGCTCGGCGATGCATTTATCAACCTTATAAAGATGATCATTACACCGGTTATTTTTTGTACGGTTGTTGTCGGTATAGCTCGCATGGACAGCCTTAAGGCTGTGGGTAGGGTTGGCGGTAAGACCCTGCTTTATTTTGAAGTTGTCACAACGATTGCCCTTTTTATCGGTTTGGTTGTCGTGCACTTTGTGCAACCTGGCGCAGGTATCCACGCCGACCCAGCAACCATGGACGCATCCTCTCTGGGCAAGCTTGCCCACGCCAAGGCGCAGACCACCATGGACTTTGTCATGGGCATCATTCCGCACAGCGTCATTGGCGCTTTTGCCGACGGCAACCTGCTGCAGGTGCTGCTGTTTTCCGTGCTGTTTGGCATGAGCCTTTCGCACATGAGCGGCAAACCCAAGGATGCCATCCTTGGCACGCTTGAGCGCTTCGGCAACGCCCTGCTGGGCGTGGTCAATCTGATCATGAAGCTTGCGCCGGTGGGCGCGTTTGGCGCCATTACCTTTACCATCGGCAAGTACGGCATCGGCGCTCTGGCCTCGCTGGGCAAGCTTGTGCTCTGCCTGTACACCACCAGCGCCCTGTTTGTTATCGTGGTGCTCGGCCTGATCTGCAAGGTATCGGGCATCAACCTGTGGCAGCTCATCTGCTATATGAAGGAAGAAATCTTCATCACCCTGGGCACAGCCAGCACAGAGGCCGTGCTGCCCCGCAGCATGGAAAAAATGGAAGCTCTTGGCATCCAGAAATCAGTGGTTGGTCTTGTATTTCCCACGGGTTATTCGTTCAATCTCGACGGCGCGGCCATTTACCTGACCATGGCGGCCTCGTTTATTGCCCAGGCCATGGATATTCACCTCGACACAACTCACCAGCTCACCCTCATGCTTATCCTGCTGCTCACTTCAAAGGGCGGGGCCGGCGTTGCGGGCGCGGCCCTCATCGCTCTTGCGGCCACGCTTTCCGCCACCAACATTATCCCCGTGGTGGGCAT is from Desulfovibrio desulfuricans and encodes:
- a CDS encoding MFS transporter, which translates into the protein MEQYSSTRYRAWIVFLLFSGTLINAFDRASLSISAPTLIKELGMTPTEMGVVLSSFFWPYLICNIFAGSWADKFGAKRVMGWAAFIWSVFSALTGLAHDKIHLIIARIGVGAGESASFPVNAKVVNNSFPSEQRGVVTGIYTAGLRMGFAVCPLMMAFLLTHWGWRFAFITTGIASLVWVAMWFFSYKESKSEAQKKGPAQKVPWGRLLRQRGMYGLLLAKFFQDYLLYFFVTWLPGYLIIEHGFTTMQMGTYDSVMWLCGFASQPLIGMFSDYLIRRGVSITAARKGCIVVMMLMASLVIGVGFTKSFTICISLLIVAVACESAGTTMLWTICTELAPRKFAGRIAGVMNAAGALAGICAPLITGAILHVTGSFSKALITAGGMVLLAACTVMFVIPKLEPMDLGEAYADDGGDAEDDAMLRAGH
- the larA gene encoding nickel-dependent lactate racemase, translated to MLYSVKYGHQKLSLAIPDTCPTDVIEPITVLPLEAPLEAFEAALDSPLGHPPLSALPQPASVAIAVPDETRPFPVRDLLPPLLERIFAAFPKLDHRRITIVVGGGLHEPPDQAQLDRVLPADLHGCTVVSHDARNSPICRMGVTSRGTPVEINAAYACAELKIVMGMVDAHQFAGFTGGAKGVVVGCASAAMIAHNHSLLSHAQAFAGNLEGNPVREDLNESGVIAGVNIAINVALTAEKKIAALFVGDPQLVLRRAAQETRALYGHRLHKKYDVVIASCGGLPKDICLYQAQKALDAARHCAAPQGKILLVAECSQGIGDDVYEDYVSRFTSQQDLLKDFTQHEFKMGAHKAFLFGRVAVAHELVLHTELSERDTSRCLLRKGDAQQTLDAWFGMNPHAETAVITYANSTFFYTPEA
- the dctA gene encoding C4-dicarboxylate transporter DctA; the protein is MSKKIFSSLYFKVLVGIALGIAFGFISPDVAVKLKPLGDAFINLIKMIITPVIFCTVVVGIARMDSLKAVGRVGGKTLLYFEVVTTIALFIGLVVVHFVQPGAGIHADPATMDASSLGKLAHAKAQTTMDFVMGIIPHSVIGAFADGNLLQVLLFSVLFGMSLSHMSGKPKDAILGTLERFGNALLGVVNLIMKLAPVGAFGAITFTIGKYGIGALASLGKLVLCLYTTSALFVIVVLGLICKVSGINLWQLICYMKEEIFITLGTASTEAVLPRSMEKMEALGIQKSVVGLVFPTGYSFNLDGAAIYLTMAASFIAQAMDIHLDTTHQLTLMLILLLTSKGGAGVAGAALIALAATLSATNIIPVVGMTLVIGIDRILNEMRAVVNLIGNCVATVAIGRWEKAVDLERANSVLRGEIDIDHALNNADARNDLTEAMVETQPCK